The nucleotide window CATGGAGatattttatatcactttttGAGATGCAATTGTTTCATATAGGAAGAAAGGATAAAATGGTATTTGGGAGAGTATTCcttgaaaatacagaaatgtttgatatttacatatatttattcatgtttaaattttagattttaacACCGTTCTTACTGAGAAGACTAAAATCTGATGTTGCCCTTGAAGTTCCTCCTAAACGAGAAGTAGTTGTTTATGCACCACTTTCAAAGAAACAAGAGATCTTTTACACAGCCATTGTGAACCGTACAATTGCAAACATGTTTGGATCCAGTGAGGTAGTGTGGACTTGAAATAACCTGTAAATGACAGTTGGCATAGAAAATTTTCATGGTTCTTAATATAAGGCTTATATTTCATGGTCTTAATATAAGGCTCATCGCATTTTCATGACTTTTTACAATAAGGCTCATTACCTGTTTTCATGACTTGTTGAGGGTGAATTTCTAATTGGAGTATAAGGCATCAGGCCAATAGCAAAAACTCTCCAAAGTTCAAGTGATGGTTTCTACAATAACTGCTTTATAGTCATCTGAAATACTATGTGGGAATGaacttgaaaataaatttgaacaAGCACACAGTATACTAAGGCTTGCCAACTAGACCAGTTGCCTCAAATATATAATCCCTTTACAGGAGATTGTTGGTAgccaaaaactgaaataaaattctcTTATCTGGAAGAAAGATCTCTTTTAGTCACCCGTCATATTATAAGAAATTGAATTGGAATGTGATTATCTTACAACTGGAGATCAGGAGACCCTTAAATTTTAAGATGTCCAGATTTTTGACTGTTTGCCATGGAGCTACTTGTTCTTTTTAAAGCACTTAGGGTTATGCATCTTTGTTTTGTACAGTCATTAGGccacttttattttaattaaaggaaTCTCTGGCTTTTTAGCTGCTAGAAAATGAAACTAGTTGTCTATTGGGAGGAATTTCATTGCTGTATTATACCAATCCAAAGAAATACCCTCTGTAATGATACACAGGGCTTTATTTCAGCCCAAACCTATTAAATTCCTTTATATAAATTCAGAAGTTTTATCTATCACTTTTTCGCATTGTGATATGAACGCATTAACTCTGAAACTAGATATGGGCATCAgtgttaaaataatgaaatcttacaGGAAAACATTTACATTTGGCTATAGTTTATGGATCTTTGGTTTTGCACGTTTGAAAATTATGAAACTCGATGaaagacagacttttttttcaaTATCTTAAAACACTTCGTGCATAAAAATATTATGCCttactttgtatatatgtatatatagaatttaagggtatgctttttaaacatatttctttaatttgttcTATTACAGAAAGAAACAGTTGAGCTGAGTCCCACTGGACGACCAAAACGCCGAACTAGAAAGTCAGTAGATTACAGCAAAATAGATGATTTCCCTAATGAATTAGAAAAACTGATCAGCCAGATACAGCCAGAGGTAGACCGAGAAAGGTGTgagtttaaaaacagatttttaaaaagtattctttaaactgtattgtttttttaaaatttcttgtattCATGGATTATACATTTTGGGCAGAACTATTGTGGAAACAAGTGTCCCTATAGAATCTGAAGTTAATCTGAAGTTGCAGAATATAATGATGCTACTTCGAAAATGCTGTAATCATCCATATTTGATTGAGTACCCTATAGATCCAGTTACACAAGAGTTTAAGGTAAATACTATTTAATAATATACTATTTTGATTTCTGTGACTTTTTTATGTCATGTAAAAGTgtcattttgttattatttgcAGTAAATACTTTGCTGTTTGTCATGAAGATTGTAATCCTCTTAGTAAGTAGAGATGATAGTCTTCTCCCCCCAGATAAAGGTTTTCTATATGTAAGCTAacattttgtttatatgttttatataaatagcTAAGAATCCTCCTAAATTTAGAGTGACATTAGAAATACAAGTTTTTTTAGTAATCAGTTGGCTTCTACTCCATGTTTTACTTACTGTCTATTTTAGAGGTTGTCACCTTTTCAGTATTCCTTTAGTTAGCATTCAGCTTGTCAAAGTCAGTCTGACGGCTCATTGCTTAAATTTCAACAAATAGCCACAGAAGAGAACAAAAAGTTGATGCTGAGTTGCAGACTCCcagattaaatgaatgaaattggtCTCTTGGGTGGTTGATGGGAAGACAACATATATTAAGTGACATCCGTTCTCAGTAACTCTAAATAACCGTATTTTAGAGTAGGTTCCTCATCTTTAGCATATTGATAtttggggccagataattctttgttaagGAGATACTGTCTTGTGGGCTATAGGCCAGTTGTCCAGCATCCGTAGCCTTTAGCCACCAGATGGCACAGTAATTCCCCTTTCCCAGCTGTGTCAACCTAAAGTATATTTCAGGCACTGCCCAGTATACCCTGAGGGTGGAGGGCAAATTTGCCCCAATTAAGAACGACTGCTTTAAAGCTTTTCATTGAACAAGGAAGAAGATAATCTCtggagggtattgatatttcatcAGAAGATTAATTTAATCTTTGATACTTAGGTTACTTACAAGCTCTtacactttctttcatttctactaAGAATTTTGGCAGTAATTTTCATGCACACGTGGTTGAAAGTGTACTCAGTTATAAAGAATAAACCTCAACATTAAGGTGAAGTTAATGTTTTATTATACAGAgtttgggggtgaggggtggggaggataGATTAAGTATTCACTTAAACTATAGTTTGTATTTTGTAAGATCATTGATTTTAAATTCtagagtatatctttccttgagAACTATCTCCTGATAAAAAAGGTCAAATAACAAAGTTGGTTTAAAAGGTAATTATTTGTCATTGAAAACTTAAACCTGTAAACACGGTTTTTATTTTGACAAAAACAGATTATTACTTGTTGTgactattttttctgtttttttttcctttctttgctcaAGATTGATGAAGAGCTGGTAACAAATTCTGGCAAATTCTTAATTTTGGATCGAATGCTGCCAGAACTAAAAACCAGAGGTCACAAGGTGTGGTacttttgattgggtttttggctatataattattttttgttaGTAAGTATAGATACTAaggtatatttaaattttaggtGCTGCTTTTTTCACAAATGACAAGAATGTTGGACATTTTGATGGATTACTGTCACTTTAGAAATTTCAACTTTAGCAGGCTTGATGGATCCATGTCatattcagagagagaaaaaaatgtaagacTGCTTATGTCATACATACTTAATTCTTTGTAACTCCTTTCTTGATTGCTGAAGTAATGTTCAATAGAcctagggacttcctggtggtccagtggttaagactgtgcttccactgcagagagcaCAAGGTTGGGTCTCTGGCTAAGCAaatgggatcccacatgccctgtggcacaaccaaaaaataaaaataaaaagacttacaTCCTAGGGCCTCTGGCTTATTGCCACAACCTGGGTGATAGGCATGATTATTTTGTTTCATGGGAGATGAATCTGATAGTTTTATCTCTTTTCCACCAAATTGGCCTTTTCAGCTTCATGGCTTCTGctgctgtgctgctgctaagtcacttcaggggCTGTCAGTATTTATCCCACATCAGAAGTCCTGTAGATGCTTGAGAACTATACTCAGCTTGAAGAATGCTGGCTTATATCCCATGGCACACCACTGCCTTCCCCCTCCTTTGCTGATAAACAGATGGTGATAAGATAGCTACTTACTAGTCAGTTTTTTATccacattccaggaaggagcagtttcTTTCTTAATTCCTTATGTTTACATCCCTTTTGCTTTTAGATACACAGCTTCAACACAGATCCAGATGTGTTTATCTTTTTAGTGAGTACCCGAGCTGGTGGCCTGGGCATTAATTTGACTGCAGCAGATACTGTTATCATTTATGATAGTGATTGGGTAAGTTGGAAGTGTAGCAATAGACAGATTATATTTCCATTCTAATCTTTCATTGTATATTTTGcaatttcatttacttattttgaaaACATATCCACTATAAGATGAGAATCATTGCTTTGTCAAGTGTTCTGTCtgtaaagacttaaatgtatttTATCACTGAAGTAACGCTTACAAGCCTAAATTCAGttaaagtgaagaagtgaagtcgctcagttgtgtctgactctttgtgatctcatggactgtagcctaccggactcctccgtccatgggattttccaggcaagaatactggagtgggttgccatttccttctccaggggaacttcccgacccagggattgaacccgggtctccagcattgtaggcagatgctttaccgtctgagccacaaggggagcccaaatTGAGTTAAGGCACTGTTTAAAAGATTCTGGCTGGGTCATCCTTGTTGACTCTGCCCACATAGTATGAGTTTAACTAATTTTAACCTTAAActgttaaatgtttttctttttaacctttaaGAACCCCCAGTCTGATCTTCAGGCCCAGGATAGATGTCATAGAATTGGTCAGACAAGGCCAGTTGTTGTATATCGTCTTGTTACAGCAAATACTATTGATCAGAAAATTGTGGAAAGAGCAGCTgctaaaagaaaactggaaaaattgaTCATCCACAAAAGTAAGTAATATTTTGTCGTACTTTTTTGCTTCAGTTGTCTATTGTGTGTtgtgagttttgttgttgttactttctTTATAAGAGAAATCAGTGCAGGATTTAAATAGGCAGTGGGGAATTTGAAGCTGTATGTACTTTTAAAGTATCTTATCTTAAAGTCTGAAGTCTGTCATGGCACTTTGACATGATGTTACTGATTATTCTCTTTAAaagaagttttattaaagtatagttgatttctaatattatgtttcaggtatacagcatagtaattaacaatttttatatattttactccatttaaagttattgaaaaataatgacttgactgccccttcccttctccccactaACCACtggttctctatatctgtgcgtctgttttcttgtttgattttttggattccacatataagttttagcatacagcatttgtctttctgtcctttttcactaATCATAATacactctaggttcatccatgtttcgaatggcagaatttctttttttttatgataactaatattccattttgtactattccttatccattcatcagttgaacacttgggttgcttccatacttggctatcataaataatgcttctatgaacattgggatgcatgtatcttttcaaattagtatttttgttttcttcagatacatacccaggaatagaattactggatcatatggtattgaGATGGCCAAAGAGTTCATTCTGGTTTTTCTGTAACTATCTTACAGGGTGGGATGGATTaagagattgggactgacatatatacactattatatatctaggtaactaatgagaaatGACTGTCtaactcagggaactctacttagtgCTATGTGGtgccctaaatgggaaggaaatccaaaaaagaggggatctatgtatatatacagctgaTTGACCTTGCTCTACAGCAAAaacttaacacaacattgtaaagcaactataataattaataattgataactaagtcactcagtcgtgtctgactctttgcgaccctgtggactggagcctaccaggcttctccgtccatgtgattctccaggcaagaatactggagtgggttaccatttccttctccagggggtcttaccgacccagggattgaacctgggtctcccgcattggaggcagatgctttaacctctgagcctatacttcagtttaaaaaaagaagattaaaGGTATATTAAAGTAGTGCTACAATAAAATTACTTTGCTGAGCCcccactatttaaaaaatatttgattccAGTATACCTACCCTTTTCATAGTTTCAATAATAGAATATTAGAAAACAGCAATTTTTTTATCTAGAAAAGATTTTGAGAAATAGGGAAAGTGATGTGGGTGAGGCATTGGCCTTTTATGTTCTATTCCCTGAGAGTCCTTGGAGTCCTGCTTTTGTTTATTCAATATAAAATTCTGTTTGGGCAAATGACTTGCTGGCTGCCTTACAAAAAATTGAAAGTCATCTTATGTACATTTTGAAGCATAGAGAAATCATAATAATGTTGCAAATCACTAACAATTTATGCTGCTTTTCTACTCACAAAAACTATCTCCAGTGTATTTGATTTTGAGAGAAATAATGGATTAGGTTTTAGACATCTTTAATTCGACCTGATGGAGCATTCAGATTGTAGTTAGAATTTCCGTTGAAGGAAAAAGGTGCTTGGTCCAAGTAAGATTTTGTGCAGATTAAAGTTTTTCACCTATGCTGCTTTTAGAGATTTGAATGatgaaataaattgtattttgttTATTGTAATTTGGTTTAaattgtgtgtgctgtgtgcttagttactcagttgtgtccgattttttgtgaccccatggactatacaggctaggttcctctgttcatggggattctccaggcaggaatactggatgggttcccatgccctcctccaggggaccttcccaaccgagggatcgaacacaggtctccctcattacaggtgaattctttaccaactgagccgccagggaaactcaagaatactggagtgggtagtctatcccttctctaggggaacttcccaacccaggaatcaaactggggtctcctgcattgcaggcggattctttaccagctgagctaccaggggattTTAAATTAGGTAcagtttatagttttattttcccaagtttcatttttaataattttagagattaatttttGAGAAcaagttgaaaataattttttaaatgctggcaATATTTTATTGAGGTGTATTACATACACAGTAAAATTCCAAGCTAAGTGTATGGCTTGATGTCTCTAACAAGTTATACTCAAATAATTGTCATCCATATCAAGGTAACATTTCTGTTTTCCAAGAAAGTTTCCCTTTCCAGTATTTCCCAGACTCTTGCTCCTTACTAGAAGGCAGTCACTATTCCAGTTTTTGTCACATGGGTTAGTTTTTCCTTTAACTTCACACCTggattcatttatacatacatattcttcTTTTGCCTAAGCTACTTATATATGAcgtattttgagattcatctctGTTGTTAAGTCAgaaatttgtgattttttaaaattgtaaagtaattcatcCATTCTTTTGTTGATTGATGTTTGGTTTACAGATTTTAGTTCTTACGAATAAGGTCCTCTTGTTACAAGTATTAATGAACATGTGTGTTTATTTGTGCTTTGTCTTAGGGTGGGTATAGGTTTACCTATAGAAAACTACCAGACGTTACCCAAGTGGACATACCACTTTACTCCCACCTGCAAAGAATGAGAACTgcagttacttttctttttttaccaacACTGGGTTTGTCTGTCCTTTTTATTTAATGTGGGGTATTCTGATGGTTTGTAATGTattatattttggttttaaaagcaattttgagtgtttttaattttttgtaactttttttcagATCATTTCAAAGGTGGTCAGTCTGGATTAAATCAATCTAAGAACTTTTTAGACCCCAAGGAATTAATGGAATTATTAAAATCAAGAGATTATGAAAGGTGAGGTTGTTTTTACTTTAGAAAAATGTAATTGATAGTTTTGATTTATCCTATAGAcctgaatattttgttttcttataggGAAGTAAAAGGATCAAGAGAGAAAGTCATCAGTGATAAAGATCTGGAGTTGCTGTTAGATCGAAGTGATCTTCTTGGTAAGTATCTCTTATGGTTTTACTTACTATTTTTATGGAAACTTTGAAACATATACATAAGTAGAGAGAAGTATAATATACCCCTGTGTATAACTCATTCTGCCCTAATAGTTTACAACATTTGGCCAATTTTGTTTCATTGCCATTTTCTTCGATCAGAATGTTAAATTCATGCCATAGCCACTTTTAGGCGTCTTTTATTGAGAAGAACATGTTTTTAAATATCGTCACTATGTCATTCTTAAACATTTGAGAGAGTTGGCCCTAAAACTTTAATAGCAGCTAATACCCAGTTCATATCCACATTTCTCCACTTGTGCCAATCTTTTTACAGTTTGAATCACGATTCAAATTCCATTGTTCTTGCTATCTTTTTTCTTCTCGATCACTTTCCTCCTCACTTTTGTTATTCCATGCTGTCGATTTGTTGGAGAAACTGGGTTATTTGTCCAGTGAAACGACATTCTGCAATTCTGCATTCCAGAATTGGCCAACTTCTCCCTCTCATTGTTCTTTGACTTGTTCCTCAATCTGCTTATTTTCTGTGAGGTggtaaatagctgtgaaaatagcTCTACTGGCTTAATAAGATCCAAGTTCCGTATTTTAGGAATACCAGtgctttattctcattttaaatcaTATAAAGAGATGCATCAGGTCTGGGTTTCTTATTTTTAGTTAGCTAAGATTAAGATTAATCAGCTGATTCAGGCTGATCTTCATGTAGTATTCTGTTCTTCTATTTAGCCtgattttttttagcatttatttattatggTTTAGAACCACTATTTTTTTGAGCATTAAAATGctgattttcttattctttcattcctttattAGCTGGAATTAGTCTATTATAACTTTCCCATATAAATTATTTGGTTACCCTAAGATACAATCTATATAAgcaagatagggcttccctggtaagtcagttggtaaagaatctgcctgtagtgcaggagacccgggtttgatccctgggtcaggaagatcccctggagaaggaaatagcaacccactctagtaatcttgcctggaaaatcctatgggggagcctggcgggctgcagtccatggggctgcaagataAATTGCTTCTTCTATGTATAAATTGTAAGAATAATGAGTCGATGCCTACAAATGGTAATCATAAGTTATTttgaatacaaataaatattaaactcaTCCTTTCCTACTCATTCTGTAACATGAGTATCTATGCTCTTGattatttatgtatattatatcTCCACAGTGGAAATAAATAATGGTATCTTTTCCTAATTGTGTTCAGCAGTGTTACATTAGTAGCTTGCTATTGGTGATCAGGCATAGAAACAGGAAAAAGATAAACTACAGCCCTTTTTGGGGAATAGGGAGTCTGTTGTTAAACACCAGCACACCACAGGGTATAGCATCATGATATTTTCAAGTTgagagaattctttatatattctggacacaaatcctttatcagatacatgttttgcaaatattttctcccagtctgtagtttATCTTTATACTTCCTTTGTGTCTCTTAAAGAGCAGAAGGAAAATTTTTGATGAAGttacatttatctttttgttgttattactcACAATTTTGATGTTGTGTCTAATCTTTGCCTAGtaaagttctgatttttttttttccttctttttaactaaaaaaaattttttggccacaccacatggcatgtgggatctagtttcctgactgggGACTGACCCACCCCCCCTTGCACTGgtagcgtggagtcttaaccactggatcactaagGAAGTCTGatgttttaagagttttatagtctcatatttgagttaatttttgtgtagggTATAAGGCAAGGGTCTTAATTCATTTTTTTGCACATTGTCCAATTGTCTCAGCCCAATTTATTGAAGattattatttcccttttgaaTTGCCATGGCACCTTTGTTGGAAATTTGTTGATCATAAATGTGAAGGGTTTTTTCTATACTCTCAGTTCTCTCCTGTTCCTGTTAATCTGTTTGTTAATcctgtgccagtaccacactgtcttgattattgttTTATGGTGAGTTTTGAAATTGTGAAGAGTGAatcttccagttttgttctttattttcaagttggttttagcTGTTCTGAGTTCTTTGCATGTTTAtgtgaattttaattttcatatagtacaggaaaaaatgagataaagataAACCATTATGGCCAAAGCTTAAATATATTGTCAaataaacagcagcagcatagaaggCATACAAGGATAGGGTAACATCTGAAAATATTAATTGACATTAACTGAATAAAAAAGAACTAGATTCTGAAAAGCCACTTGACATGCCATCATAATCAACCTCATAATTCTTAAATATGACAAAGAAAATGTTCTTAATCTGAAAAGATGCATTCATTTAGTAAATTACTATGAAAATCAAGAACAGTTGAGTGTTAACAGCTGTCACTCCCACTGTACATTATAAAACATAATGCAAGGTACAAGAAAGTCTTAACTAATGctgtaagataataaaaataGGAATAATTGGTTTCATTATACTACTTTTGCAGGTGGTATAATTATCTCCATAGAAAATCTGAGGGAATCTAAAAGTTAGAATTCAAAAAGTTTGCTATAAATTAATAGTATGTGTATTAGCAGTAATTAGAAAATTAGATATTTACAACAGCTACTAAACTAACATACCtagaattaaatataataatttctttAAGACCTTTATAGAGAATCTATGAAACATCCAAGGACAATAAGAGGACTGAATACATAACAAATTTAACTGTTTTTATGGATACGATTAACTTGTATTCCTTACATTAATCTTCTAGTTAAAATCCATAATATTATGGCTTTTTAAAGAGCTTTGACAGGCTGTTCTTAAAATTAATATGGAATGGTAAAGGACCAAGAGCCAAGACAATTTTGAAGAACAACAGAATAAATCAGGTACTAagattcaatttaaaaatcatcataaTTAAGGCTGTTGAATTAGCACACAAGGTAAATTTACTGCTGATGTGGCAAATCCAGAAAGTCATCCAAACttccatggaaaaatcaagaaatgaTAAATGTAATTTCAAACCAGAGAGGGGAAATTCCTATTATTCCTTGCAGATACTGCAGGCTGGGTTCCAGAGCACGGAAATAAGCaaatcacacattttaaaaagtttttttcagtCTTATAAAAGTTACGTTTACACTGTAAAGTAGTCTTTGTGAAGTAAATGTGAAATAACATTGTCTAAAAAAAACAatatacatactttaaaaatacttattgctaaaaaatgctaaccataatctgagccttcagcaagtatAACCTTTTTGGTGGAGGGtttaaaatattgtgagaattaaccAAAATTGAAGACAGACATGAAGCAAGCTAAAAATGGTTCCGATGCTTGCTCAACATAGGGTTGCaacaaaccttcagtttgtaaatGTAATCAGTAAAACATGGTTGCCAGTTTGTATCAACAGTGGTAAAGCTCATCATTCAAGAATAAATTCTAGATAAATTAAGTCATCAAAACTTTATAAGCAAaacatttaacttaaaaaataggGAAATATCTGTAGAG belongs to Capricornis sumatraensis isolate serow.1 chromosome 23, serow.2, whole genome shotgun sequence and includes:
- the HELLS gene encoding lymphoid-specific helicase isoform X4, with the translated sequence MPAQRPANSGGPLAPDVVEQPETAVITPAMLEEEEQLEAAGLERERKMLEKARMSWDRESMDIRYRRLQHLLEKSNIYSKFLLTKMEQQQLEEQKKKEKLERKKESLKVTKDKNSIDAREENAVMKKKRGREDESYNISEVMSKEEILSVAKKNKKENEDESSSSNMCVEDLQKNKDSNSKIKDRLSQTVRQNTKFFFDPVRKCNGQPVPFQQPKHFTGGVMRWYQVEGMEWLRMLWENGINGILADEMGLGKTVQCIATIALMIQRGVPGPFLVCGPLSTLPNWMAEFKRFTPEIPTMLYHGTQQERRILILTPFLLRRLKSDVALEVPPKREVVVYAPLSKKQEIFYTAIVNRTIANMFGSSEKETVELSPTGRPKRRTRKSVDYSKIDDFPNELEKLISQIQPEVDRERTIVETSVPIESEVNLKLQNIMMLLRKCCNHPYLIEYPIDPVTQEFKIDEELVTNSGKFLILDRMLPELKTRGHKVLLFSQMTRMLDILMDYCHFRNFNFSRLDGSMSYSEREKNIHSFNTDPDVFIFLVSTRAGGLGINLTAADTVIIYDSDWNPQSDLQAQDRCHRIGQTRPVVVYRLVTANTIDQKIVERAAAKRKLEKLIIHKNHFKGGQSGLNQSKNFLDPKELMELLKSRDYEREVKGSREKVISDKDLELLLDRSDLLDQMNASGPVKEKMGIFKILENSEDSSSECLF
- the HELLS gene encoding lymphoid-specific helicase isoform X5; translated protein: MHVRRMQEILSVAKKNKKENEDESSSSNMCVEDLQKNKDSNSKIKDRLSQTVRQNTKFFFDPVRKCNGQPVPFQQPKHFTGGVMRWYQVEGMEWLRMLWENGINGILADEMGLGKTVQCIATIALMIQRGVPGPFLVCGPLSTLPNWMAEFKRFTPEIPTMLYHGTQQERRILVKHIHERKGTLQIHPVVITSFEIAMRDRSTLQNCYWKYLIVDEGHRIKNMKCRLIRELKRFNADNKLLLTGTPLQNNLSELWSLLNFLLPDVFDDLKSFESWFDITSLSETAEDIIAKEREQNVLHMLHQILTPFLLRRLKSDVALEVPPKREVVVYAPLSKKQEIFYTAIVNRTIANMFGSSEKETVELSPTGRPKRRTRKSVDYSKIDDFPNELEKLISQIQPEVDRERTIVETSVPIESEVNLKLQNIMMLLRKCCNHPYLIEYPIDPVTQEFKIDEELVTNSGKFLILDRMLPELKTRGHKVLLFSQMTRMLDILMDYCHFRNFNFSRLDGSMSYSEREKNIHSFNTDPDVFIFLVSTRAGGLGINLTAADTVIIYDSDWNPQSDLQAQDRCHRIGQTRPVVVYRLVTANTIDQKIVERAAAKRKLEKLIIHKNHFKGGQSGLNQSKNFLDPKELMELLKSRDYEREVKGSREKVISDKDLELLLDRSDLLDQMNASGPVKEKMGIFKILENSEDSSSECLF